A genomic window from Montipora capricornis isolate CH-2021 chromosome 8, ASM3666992v2, whole genome shotgun sequence includes:
- the LOC138013484 gene encoding FAD-dependent oxidoreductase domain-containing protein 2-like isoform X1 yields the protein MILCLAKAIGVFIIACTSLNLSLATENAYHDYCVVGAGPGGLQLGFFHERAGRDYVIFERDSLAGAFYVKYPRHRKLISINKRHTGKTNKEFNMRHDWNSLLSDDQSLLMTRYTKQFFPDADILVKYLNDYVSKLNLKVQYNTNIKLVSRDGDGKEAMFHLKDQNGTSYMCKNVVMSTGISVENLPKKFTGMEYTESYSEISTNPDDYEGQTVLIIGRGNSAFETADSIMGATNLIHMFARSRVRLSWETHYVGDLRAINNGILDTYQLKSLDALLEAPIEEIAVIKRDGKLYVDAFDGTGENVVTPDQPVSDNGNAPDNFAVREPYDRIIRCLGFKFDFSVFDNSTKPRPCIGMRSKKYPSIKADYESTTVPGLYFAGTNTHSIDFRKSAGGFIHGFRYTARSLHHILEWRNHKVTWPHITVPVTELVNVIIKRINEASGIYQMFGVLGEVVILRENGDVEYFEEFPIRLVHKFEEYTGRPSGPMIVVNMEYGKDFSGAGKDTFHTNRATGEPSDAHNSNFLHPVLYFYKEPPTALPKETKSVVLPRPHRLHHVVEDFLTLWTAPTSHILPLRRFIETVVGGDLRSFFASTCFKIMMTHKTAPISCRNHYTQGRMLPVSKMLQHNLASTEQNHLS from the exons GTGCCTTCTATGTGAAATATCCAAGGCATAGAAAATTGATATCCATTAATAAAAGGCACACAG GAAAAACCAACAAAGAATTTAACATGCGTCACGACTGGAATTCCTTACTTAGTGATGATCAGTCCCTACTAATGACTCGATATACCAAACAGTTTTTCCCAGATGCTGATATCCTG gtaaaatatTTGAATGATTATGTGAGCAAATTGAATTTAAAAGTACAATACAACACGAATATTAAGCTTGTGTCAAGAGATGGGGATGGTAAAGAGGCAATGTTCCACCTTAAGGATCAAAACGGTACCAGCTACATGTGCAAGAATGTTGTTATGAG CACTGGAATATCAGTTGAGAATCTTCCAAAGAAATTTACAGGCATGGAGTACACAGAG AGCTATTCTGAAATTTCAACAAACCCTGATGACTACGAGGGACAAACTGTGTTAATTATAGGGCGAG ggAATTCAGCATTTGAGACCGCTGATAGCATAATGGGAGCAACAAACTTAATTCATATGTTTGCAAG GTCAAGAGTGCGATTGTCATGGGAAACTCATTATGTCGGAGATCTAAG AGCAATTAACAATGGAATATTAGACACGTACCAACTCAAATCCCTGGATGCATTGCTGG AAGCTCCAATTGAAGAGATAGCAGTGATAAAGAGAGATGGCAAGCTCTACGTTGATGCTTTTGATGGGACGGGCGAGAATGTAGTCACACCAGATCAGCCAGTTTCAGACAACGGGAATGCTC CTGACAACTTCGCCGTCAGAGAACCTTATGACCGCATTATCAGGTGCTTGGGTTTCAAG TTTGATTTTAGCGTGTTTGACAATTCAACCAAACCGAGGCCATGTATAGGCATGCGTTCCAAGAAGTACCCATCCATCAAAGCTGACTACGAGTCAACTACGGTTCCCGGACTTTACTTCG CCGGTACCAATACTCATTCTATCGACTTCCGAAAGTCGGCCGGCGGATTCATTCATGGCTTCCGTTACACAG CTCGTTCCTTGCATCACATTCTGGAGTGGCGCAATCATAAAGTCACGTGGCCGCACATCACAGTACCTGTCACGGAACTTGTAAATGTCATTATCAAGAGGATTAATGAAGCCTCG GGAATTTATCAAATGTTTGGTGTCCTAGGAGAAGTCGTGATTCTGC GCGAAAATGGAGACGTTGAGTACTTCGAGGAATTTCCTATAAGACTCGTTCATAAATTTGAGG AATATACTGGTCGTCCGTCAGGTCCCATGATTGTTGTTAACATGGAGTACGGCAAGGACTTCTCTGGAGCAGG AAAAGACACATTCCATACTAATCGTGCTACGGGCGAACCATCCGATGCTCACAACTCCAACTTCTTGCATCCTGTGTTATACTTCTATAAAGAGCCGCCAACAG CTTTACCTAAGGAAACGAAAAGCGTTGTTCTTCCCAGACCTCACCGTCTTCATCACGTGGTTGAGGATTTCTTAACGCTATG GACTGCACCCACATCACACATTCTTCCCTTGCGGCGCTTCATAGAGACTGTTGTTGGCGGTGATCTGAGGTCATTTTTTGCTTCAACTTGCTTCAAG aTCATGATGACTCACAAAACAGCGCCAATTTCATGCCGAAATCATTACACACAAG GGAGGATGTTGCCAGTTTCAAAAATGTTACAACACAATCTAGCAAGCACGGAACAGAATCATTTATCATGA